The following DNA comes from Desulfobacterales bacterium.
TCACTACGGATAATGCTTCCATCGGAATAAATGATGTGGCAACATATCCCCCCAGCCATTGGCGCGCCAATTTAAATAGTCCCATATCGTTGAGAATGAAGACCAGAATGTAAATGGGGACGACATAAATTGCGATTTTTTTAATGCGACCGGGAAATTTCTGTTTAACCCCCTGCCAGATGTGTTGGGCTTTTTTAGACGTCTGCGTGATTTTATTATCCTTGTCTTCTCCAGAAGTGATATGATCTTTTGAAAGCCTGAAATGGCCGTAAACCGCCAGGCAGAGCGTGCGCAGCACAACCGCGATAAAGGTTAACAGAAAATAAAGGCCACCGGCCCACCCGGTCAGCGGGATGACAATGAAAAATGTGGTTGGCAGATGTAAAAAAAATGCCGGCAGCTGATTCATAAAATTGGCTAGAAAGAGTTGATGGCGGCTTATTTTGCCTTCCTTGTAAAAATCCAGCAGCATTGCATTGGCGGTAACACCCGAGAGAAATGCAGCCGTAAATGCGGCACTGCAGCGATGGCCCAGGCGGCTGAACCGAAACAGCGGTCTCGCAAATGCGGCCAGGGTGTTTGTCCATCCGGTGGCTTCGATGATTTGTCCGGCCATTAAACCGAGACTGATAAACAACATCAAGCGGGTCAGCGGCCATAAAAGCCGCGATATCATCCGGTCAGCACTCAGGTCATCGATCAGGAAAAACCCGATCGAAAGGATAACCGCAGAAATGAAAAACGACACCAGCAGCGGTTTGTAGTCGGATTTAACCTTATGATGGGTCATCTTCCCGTTTCTTTTTGGCAATGATTAGCGTCCAGTAATTTGGCGCCTGTTTGTTGAGTTCTTCAACATCCGAAATGATCTCTTCATTTTCATGTCCGCAGTTTTTAATCCCGACACATTGTTGATAGGCGCCGCTCTCCGATATGGCCTCTGTGATATCTTTGACATTACGATAGGCTTTTAAAAAAACGATATTCTCCGGTTCGCCGGCAAGCGCTCTCAAGCGATCGCCGCCCTTGGCGCCGGAAACCACCATCAGCGACTCTTCCCCTTCCACCAGGGGCGTGTTGAGCCTAGCCGCAGCGGCCTGATAAGAAGATATGCCCGGAATGGTTTCAATTGTGAGGTGCGGTGCCGTAGTGCTGATATATCGAACAATATATCCCAGGGTGGAGTAAGTCATGGCATCGCCCAAGGTCAGAAAAGCCACGTCTTTGCCTTCTTCGAGCGCATTGATGATCGTGCGGGCATGCATCTCCCAGGCCGAGTGGGTTTCCTTTTTATCCCGTGTCATGGGAAATTTGAGTAATTTGATCGGTGTTGTCTCAGGCACGTGGGGTCTGGCGATGTCTCTGGCCAGACTGTGGTGATTGCGGGTTGATGCGGCGGCAAAAACAATGTCCACCCGGCCCAGTATCTTGGCCGCTTTGATGGTGACCAGTTCCGGATCTCCGGGCCCAACGCCAATTCCAAATAATGTTCCTGTTTGTGAGCTCATGTTTTCCTCTTATTCTCCTGTCGGTATCACGATGCCTTTGTGGCCAGGATCGCCAAGGCATTGACCACGGCAGCCGCGATATTCGAGCCGCCTTTGCGCCCCACATTGGTAATATAGGGCGGTTCGTCCAGTTTGAGCAATTCAGCTTTGGACTCGGCGGCATTGACAAATCCAACCGGCAGTCCGATGACCAATGCCGGTCGGGCCTTTTTAGCTTTAACCTGTTCGATCAGACGCAGCAATGCGGTGGGGGCGTTGCCGATCACATAAATGCCGCCCGCCATATCCGCAATTGCTGCATCGACAGCAGCATGCGCCCGTGTTATTCCAGCGCTTTTTGCATTTTGCGCAACGGCGGTATCCGTCATATAGCATTTAACGCTTGTGCCGAATGGATTCAAATCGCTCTGACGGATGCCAACTCTGGCCATATTCGTATCGGTTATAATCGATTTCCCGTTCCGAATGGCCGCTAGGCCGGCGGCCACCGCATCCGGGTGGAAGCGGACGCCATCGATATAATCAAAGTCGGCGCTGGTATGGATCATCCGCCGAACTACGGACCACTGCTGGGTGGAAAACCCATGGGGCCCGGCCTCCTGATCAATGATGTTAAAACTCAGGGCTTCGATTTCACCCGGTTTCATGGCCACTATTTCCTTTCGTTCTGATACCCACTGCAGGCGGTTATAAGGTGTTCGGCGACCTGCGGCTGACTGCCGAAATGCAAATGGGTGTAGCTGCCGAGGGTACGATTCGTCACATATCCGCCCGGTGGCTTATCAACCCCAGCGCGGTCCGATGATTTATAGACGGACTGGTATTTCGTTTCGATTTGCTCTAAAGCCGAGTAATGAAATTCATGCCCGCGAATCACACTGCCGGCAGGCCCGATAATGGTGTCGGCGGTTAAGGTAATTTCGCGATACCCCAGGGCTTTTAAGCGCGAATA
Coding sequences within:
- a CDS encoding precorrin-8X methylmutase; its protein translation is MKPGEIEALSFNIIDQEAGPHGFSTQQWSVVRRMIHTSADFDYIDGVRFHPDAVAAGLAAIRNGKSIITDTNMARVGIRQSDLNPFGTSVKCYMTDTAVAQNAKSAGITRAHAAVDAAIADMAGGIYVIGNAPTALLRLIEQVKAKKARPALVIGLPVGFVNAAESKAELLKLDEPPYITNVGRKGGSNIAAAVVNALAILATKAS
- a CDS encoding nucleoside recognition protein, which encodes MTHHKVKSDYKPLLVSFFISAVILSIGFFLIDDLSADRMISRLLWPLTRLMLFISLGLMAGQIIEATGWTNTLAAFARPLFRFSRLGHRCSAAFTAAFLSGVTANAMLLDFYKEGKISRHQLFLANFMNQLPAFFLHLPTTFFIVIPLTGWAGGLYFLLTFIAVVLRTLCLAVYGHFRLSKDHITSGEDKDNKITQTSKKAQHIWQGVKQKFPGRIKKIAIYVVPIYILVFILNDMGLFKLARQWLGGYVATSFIPMEALSVVILSFTAEFTSGFAAAGALLDAGILTVKQTTIALLIGNIVAFPIRALRHQLPRYIGIFSPKMGVQLLAIGQSLRISSIILVGILYYLMA
- the cobI gene encoding precorrin-2 C(20)-methyltransferase, which gives rise to MSSQTGTLFGIGVGPGDPELVTIKAAKILGRVDIVFAAASTRNHHSLARDIARPHVPETTPIKLLKFPMTRDKKETHSAWEMHARTIINALEEGKDVAFLTLGDAMTYSTLGYIVRYISTTAPHLTIETIPGISSYQAAAARLNTPLVEGEESLMVVSGAKGGDRLRALAGEPENIVFLKAYRNVKDITEAISESGAYQQCVGIKNCGHENEEIISDVEELNKQAPNYWTLIIAKKKREDDPS